In a single window of the Magnolia sinica isolate HGM2019 chromosome 7, MsV1, whole genome shotgun sequence genome:
- the LOC131251049 gene encoding uncharacterized protein LOC131251049 isoform X1 produces MENMLRSSSSRRETMPENHQSKKIGCMSGIFRLLQNHHDNSRKRLTSAGKKDKSVISPKKPKPPMVTPSDRKETKPYSPPEKPFTDGHLRRLSCDVPRSPTLPPEIRRSNSVNSPGNFRRPPALVARLMGLEEVPAASWPESAAEKRRKLLGALDKCDQDLKSLKKIIEAVQASQDRRRSPPKPVALNRLRSGGESVAAARIRGLEARGCGLRKLDGGDLTTVEKRCSEFNGEQPSPVSVLEEIYSPFKKGSDRSDKGSQCKKLKDDDLNSSFFHRMIEPLRRPSGQKGDGPFKYLSLMVKHRTSFRGSKAMIESVNEVWMEGILEERWELGRVGIVLESDIFGELIEEIVRELGFYQESSLPFEVCRKRLCF; encoded by the exons atggaGAACATGCTGCGGTCGTCATCATCTCGCCGTGAAACCATGCCGGAAAACCACCAATCGAAGAAGATCGGCTGCATGTCCGGCATCTTCCGCCTCCTCCAAAACCACCACGACAACTCACGGAAGCGTCTGACGTCAG CAGGAAAGAAGGACAAAAGCGTCATTTCTCCGAAGAAACCTAAACCTCCGATGGTAACTCCCAGCGACAGGAAGGAGACGAAGCCCTACAGCCCGCCGGAAAAACCTTTCACCGACGGACATCTCCGGCGGCTCTCGTGCGACGTGCCGCGAAGTCCAACGCTGCCACCGGAGATCCGCCGGTCGAATTCCGTCAACTCGCCGGGGAATTTCCGCCGGCCGCCCGCGCTGGTGGCGCGCCTGATGGGTTTGGAGGAGGTTCCGGCGGCTTCGTGGCCGGAATCCGCTGCGGAGAAGCGGCGGAAGCTGCTGGGAGCTCTGGACAAGTGCGACCAGGATTTGAAGTCGCTGAAGAAGATCATCGAGGCCGTACAGGCGTCGCAGGACCGCCGGAGATCTCCGCCGAAGCCGGTGGCGCTGAATCGGCTGAGATCGGGTGGAGAATCGGTGGCGGCGGCCCGGATCCGGGGTCTGGAAGCGCGGGGATGCGGTTTGAGGAaattggacggtggagatttGACGACGGTAGAGAAGCGATGTTCGGAGTTTAACGGAGAGCAGCCGAGTCCGGTTTCCGTTCTCGAGGAGATCTATTCGCCTTTTAAAAAAGGGTCCGATAGATCGGACAAAG GAAGCCAATGTAAGAAGCTAAAAGACGACGATCTCAATAGTTCATTCTTCCACAGGATGATCGAACCATTGCGGCGTCCATCAGGCCAGAAAGGAGATGGCCCATTCAAGTATTTGAGTTTGATGGTGAAGCATCGAACGTCGTTTCGAGGTAGCAAAGCCATGATTGAAAGTGTAAATGAGGTGTGGATGGAAGGGATTTTGGAAGAAAGATGGGAATTGGGGAGAGTAGGAATAGTTTTAGAAAGTGATATATTTGGAGAATTGATTGAAGAGATTGTGAGAGAGTTGGGGTTTTATCAAGAGTCTTCACTTCCCTTTGAAGTATGTAGGAAAAGGCTTTGTTTTTAG
- the LOC131251049 gene encoding uncharacterized protein LOC131251049 isoform X2 gives MENMLRSSSSRRETMPENHQSKKIGCMSGIFRLLQNHHDNSRKRLTSGKKDKSVISPKKPKPPMVTPSDRKETKPYSPPEKPFTDGHLRRLSCDVPRSPTLPPEIRRSNSVNSPGNFRRPPALVARLMGLEEVPAASWPESAAEKRRKLLGALDKCDQDLKSLKKIIEAVQASQDRRRSPPKPVALNRLRSGGESVAAARIRGLEARGCGLRKLDGGDLTTVEKRCSEFNGEQPSPVSVLEEIYSPFKKGSDRSDKGSQCKKLKDDDLNSSFFHRMIEPLRRPSGQKGDGPFKYLSLMVKHRTSFRGSKAMIESVNEVWMEGILEERWELGRVGIVLESDIFGELIEEIVRELGFYQESSLPFEVCRKRLCF, from the exons atggaGAACATGCTGCGGTCGTCATCATCTCGCCGTGAAACCATGCCGGAAAACCACCAATCGAAGAAGATCGGCTGCATGTCCGGCATCTTCCGCCTCCTCCAAAACCACCACGACAACTCACGGAAGCGTCTGACGTCAG GAAAGAAGGACAAAAGCGTCATTTCTCCGAAGAAACCTAAACCTCCGATGGTAACTCCCAGCGACAGGAAGGAGACGAAGCCCTACAGCCCGCCGGAAAAACCTTTCACCGACGGACATCTCCGGCGGCTCTCGTGCGACGTGCCGCGAAGTCCAACGCTGCCACCGGAGATCCGCCGGTCGAATTCCGTCAACTCGCCGGGGAATTTCCGCCGGCCGCCCGCGCTGGTGGCGCGCCTGATGGGTTTGGAGGAGGTTCCGGCGGCTTCGTGGCCGGAATCCGCTGCGGAGAAGCGGCGGAAGCTGCTGGGAGCTCTGGACAAGTGCGACCAGGATTTGAAGTCGCTGAAGAAGATCATCGAGGCCGTACAGGCGTCGCAGGACCGCCGGAGATCTCCGCCGAAGCCGGTGGCGCTGAATCGGCTGAGATCGGGTGGAGAATCGGTGGCGGCGGCCCGGATCCGGGGTCTGGAAGCGCGGGGATGCGGTTTGAGGAaattggacggtggagatttGACGACGGTAGAGAAGCGATGTTCGGAGTTTAACGGAGAGCAGCCGAGTCCGGTTTCCGTTCTCGAGGAGATCTATTCGCCTTTTAAAAAAGGGTCCGATAGATCGGACAAAG GAAGCCAATGTAAGAAGCTAAAAGACGACGATCTCAATAGTTCATTCTTCCACAGGATGATCGAACCATTGCGGCGTCCATCAGGCCAGAAAGGAGATGGCCCATTCAAGTATTTGAGTTTGATGGTGAAGCATCGAACGTCGTTTCGAGGTAGCAAAGCCATGATTGAAAGTGTAAATGAGGTGTGGATGGAAGGGATTTTGGAAGAAAGATGGGAATTGGGGAGAGTAGGAATAGTTTTAGAAAGTGATATATTTGGAGAATTGATTGAAGAGATTGTGAGAGAGTTGGGGTTTTATCAAGAGTCTTCACTTCCCTTTGAAGTATGTAGGAAAAGGCTTTGTTTTTAG
- the LOC131250551 gene encoding uncharacterized protein LOC131250551: MVVTAPDEVWEQYLKSHPNAIRLCGKRIDRMDDLAMICGSDQATGRYVRGSMSIAASASSSRLQRNLNEVWNSVDDDVDDTIDLSDDYVTDSTGTIPLPSDSPVMGHHGSRGTPTRTPDSDGTRGGIVTRKRSRSPHPCNVLGASLNTVAESMMKFELGKQVNHTNKVLDMLEEVKSLTTKEFIDVGEILSKDKLLASFFVSLRPER, encoded by the exons ATGGTTGTGACAGCCCCTGATGAAGTCTGGGAGCAATATCTCAAG TCTCACCCAAACGCTATAAGACTCTGCGGTAAACGAATCGACAGGATGGATGACCTCGCAATGATATGCGGATCCGACCAAGCAACGGGCCGCTACGTACGAGGCAGCATGAGTATAGCTGCATCGGCATCTTCTTCTCGTCTGCAGCGAAACCTTAATGAAGTATGGAATTCTGTTGATGACGATGTGGATGATACGATAGATCTATCAGATGATTACGTCACAGACTCTACAGGGACCATTCCATTACCATCGGATAGTCCTGTGATGGGACATCACGGGTCCCGTGGCACTCCCACTCGCACTCCTGATTCTGATGGTACTCGTGGAGGGATAGTAACAAGGAAACGATCGCGCTCGCCTCATCCATGTAATGTACTCGGGGCCTCATTGAATACCGTTGCCGAGTCAATGATGAAATTTGAGCTCGGCAAACAGGTTAATCATACTAACAAAGTACTTGATATGCTCGAGGAGGTGAAAAGCCTGACCACCAAAGAATTTATCGATGTTGGTGAGATCCTGAGTAAGGACAAATTGTTGGCGTCGTTCTTTGTTAGTCTTCGACCCGAGCGCTGA